The genomic segment TTCAGGGGATCAAGGGCGAGGACGGGCGCTTCCTGTCCACGCTGACCCGGAAGGAAGCCGAGCAGTTGATGACGGCCGGGATCATCGAGGGTGGCATGGTGCCGAAGGTGCAGTCGTCGCTCCGCGCGCTGGAGGGCGGGACGGCGAAGGCTCACATCATCGATGGCCGGATCCCCCACGCCATCCTCCTCGAGGTGTTCACGAAAGAAGGCATCGGCACCGAAATCGTCCTGTGAGGAGCGACCGGTGGATACAAAGACGCTGATGCAGTGGTCGGAGAGCTACCTGATGCAGACCTACGCCCGCTACCCCCTCTGCCTCGTCCGCGGCGAGGGGGCCCGGGTGTGGGACGCGGAAGGCAAGGAGTATCTCGACTTCACCAGCGGGCACGTGGTGCTCGGGCTCGGGCACTGCCACCCGCGCGTGGTGGGGATGATTCGCGAGCAGGCGGCGACGCTCACGAACGTGAGCAATCTCTTCCACAGCCCGCCGGGAATCCACCTGGCCAAGCTCCTGGTCGAGCGCTCCTTCGCCGACCGGGTCTTCTTCTCGAATTCGGGGGCGGAGGCCAACGAGGGGGCCATCAAGCTCGCGCGGAAGTACGCCAAGGAGACCTTTTCCAGCGACCGCTACGAGATCATCGCGACCCGAAACTCCTTCCACGGGCGGACTCTCGCCACGCTCACCGCGACGGGCCAGGAAAAGGTCTGGCACGGCTTCGAGCCGCTCGTGCCGGGCTTCAAGCACGTCCCCTACAACGACCTCCGCGCCGTCGAGCGCGCGATCGACAACCGGACCGCCGCCGTCCTCGTCGAGCCGATCCAGGGAGAAGGCGGGGTCGTCGTTCCCGACGACGGCTACCTCCCGGGGCTCAGGAAGCTCTGCGACGCGGCGGGCATCCTGCTGATCCTCGACGAGATCCAGACCGGGATGGGACGGGCTGGCGCTCTGTGGGCCTACCAGCACTCGGGCGTGGCGCCCGACATCATGACGCTGGCCAAGGCGCTCGCCAACGGGATCCCGATCGGGGCCACCCTGGCGACCGAGGCGGTCGCGGCTATCCTGACGCGGGGGAGCCACGGGAGCACCTTCGGCGGGAGTCCCTTCGCGACGGCCGTCGGGCTGACGACCCTCACGACGGTCCTCGAGGAGAACCTCCCCGAGCGGGCCGCCCGGGTCGGGCGGTTCCTGATTGGCCGGCTGGAGGCAATGCGACAGACGCACCCGCTCATCAAGCAGGTGAGGGGAAGAGGGCTGCTGATCGGGATCGAGCTGACGGCGCCCGCGGCACCTGTGGTCACGCGCTGCCGGGAGCGCGGCCTCCTGGTGCTGACCGCCGGGGACACGGTGGTGAGGCTGGCCCCGCCGCTGATCGTCTCGGAACGTGACGTCGAGCGGGCCCTCGGGATCCTGGATTCGGCGCTCGGCGAAGCCGTGCCATGACCCACCTGGTCTCGATCCGCGACCTCGGGCGGGAGGAGATCGCCTCCCTCTTCCGGCTCGCGGCCGACCTGAAGGCGAAGCGGAAGGCCGGCGATCGCTCGACCCCGCTGACCGGCCGGACCCTGGCGCTGGTGTTCGAGAAGCCCTCGCTCCGCACGCGCGTGACGTTCGAAGTGGCGATGGTCCACCTGGGCGGACGCGCCATCTACCTCTCGGCCAACGAGATCGGGCTCGGCGTGCGGGAATCGGTACCCGACGTGGCCCGGAACCTGGGGCGGTGGGTGGACGTGATTGCGGCCCGCACGTTGCGCCACGCGACCGTGGAGGGGCTCGCGCGCCACGCGGGCATCCCGGTGGTGAACGGGCTCTCGGACCTGGAGCACCCCTGCCAGGCGCTCGCCGACTTCTTCACGCTGTGGGAGCGCGGCTGGGATCTCGCCAGGATCCGGGTGGCCTGGATCGGCGACGGCAACAACGTGTGCCACTCGATCATGCTCCTGTCGGCGCTCACCGGGGCGTCCGTCGCGGTGGCCTGTCCTCCGGGCTACGAGCCGCAGCCCGCGATCCAGGCCGCGTGCCGCGAGCTCGGTGGGCGGTTCTCGATCACGCCGGACCCCAGGCAGGCGGCCGAGGGGGCCGACGTCCTGTATACCGACGTCTGGATCAGCATGGGGCAGGAGGCCGAGCGGGAGCTGCGGCTCGAGGCGTTCCAGCGCTATCAGGTGAACGACACGCTGGTCGGGTTCGCCAAGCCCTCGGCCGTGGTCATGCACTGTCTGCCGGCCCATCGCGGGGAGGAGATCACCGACGCGGTCGTCGACGGGCCCCGGAGCCTCGTGCTCGAGCAGGCCGAAAACCGGCTCCACCTCCAGAAGGCGCTCCTCGTCGCGCTCCTCGGTGCCAGCGATGTTTGACCGCATCTTCTTCGAGCGGCAGTTCCCGGACCACGTGCAGCAGTTCTGCCGGGAGCAGAAGCTCGCCGCCCCGGTCGTCGAGCTGCTCCTGGACGACGGCACGGTGCTCCGTCTTCGCGCGATCAACCAGACGCGCGAGAGCTGGCTCAGCGTCACCGTCCACGGTGAGCGCGCGGAAGCCCGGCTCATCTTCTGCCCCTACTTCACGATCAAGCGGATCACCTTCGGGTCACCGTCCTCGCCCAAGGACGGGACCTTCGCGCTCGCCGCCGCGCCCTGAGGGGTCGGTCCGTGTCCTCACCCCCGCGGAAGGTCGTGCTCGCCTACTCGGGCGGCCTCGACACCTCGGTCATTCTCCGGTGGCTGATCGAGACCTACGGCTGCCAGGTCATCGCCTTCTGCGCTGACCTGGGTCAGGGTGAGGAGCTGGCGCTGGTTCGGGACAAGGCCATCCGGACGGGCGCCGCCAAGGTCTTCGTCGAGGACCTCCGCGAGGAGTTCGTCCGCGATTTCGTCTACCCGATGCTGCGTGCCAACGCCGTCTACGAGGGGGGCTACCTCCTCGGCACCTCGATCGCCCGGCCCCTGATCGGCAAACGCCAGGTGGAGATCGCGCTCCGGGAAGGGGCGGATGCGCTGGCGCACGGCGCCACCGGGAAGGGGAACGACCAGGTCCGGTTCGAGCTCACCTATGCGGCTCTGGCTCCCGAGCTGCGGATCATCGCGCCGTGGCGCGAGTGGGAGCTGAGCTCGCGCTCGGCGCTGCTCGACTTTGCGCAGCGCCACGACATCCCGGTCCCCGTCACCGCCGAGCGGCCGTACTCCACCGACCGGAACCTCTTCCACATCTCCTACGAGGGCGGGATCCTGGAGGACCCCTGGGCCGAGCCTCCCGAGAAGATGTTCCTCCTCACCAACTCTCCGGAGGCGGCGCCGGACGTCCCGGTGTACGTCGAGATCGACTTCGAGGCGGGGAACCCGGTCGCCGTGGATGGCAAAACGCTGGGCCCGGTGGCGCTCCTCGAGCGGTTGAACCGCCTGGGCGGCGAGCACGGGATTGGCCGGGTGGACCTGGTCGAGAATCGTTACGTCGGGATGAAATCGCGAGGCGTGTACGAGACGCCGGGCGGGACGATCCTGCACGTGGCCCACCGGGCGCTCGAGTCGCTCACGCTCGATCGAGAGCTGCTCCACCTTCGCGACAGCCTCGTGCCGCGCTACGCCGAAATGGTCTACTACGGCTATTGGTTTGCTCCGGAGCGCGAGGCCCTCCAGCGCTTCGTCGACGAGGCCCAGAAGGACGTGACCGGGACGGTCAGGCTCAAGCTCTACAAGGGGAACGTCACGGTAGTCGGGCGGCGGTCGCCGTGGTCGCTGTACCATGCCGATTTCGCCACGTTCGAAGCCGACCGGGTGTACCGGCAGAAGGATGCCGAGGGGTTCATCGCCCTCCACGCCCTGCGCCTGAAGATCCGTGCCGCCCGCGATCGCCACCGCGGGACGGGTCCGGGCCCGCTGCCTCCCAAAGGGGGCTAGCGGCCTGTTGGACTACCAGGGTTGAATGCTCTAGCGCTCCTGACAGTTCGCCCACGATTGGGGGTTCCACTTCGAGCGCGCACCCACGCCTTCGGCGTGGGTACCCGGCCCGCGCAAGTTCCTTGGGGGGAGGTCCGGAAGGGGGGCGTAGCCCCCCTCCGGGTTGCCTAGCGATCGCGCCGGCGTGGTCCGCCTGCCATGGGACGTGGTCGTCGCGCTGTCACGGCGTGAGGCGCTCGAACCGGCGTCGGTCTCGATGCGCGCCGACGCCGCGTTGACCCTTGCGGACCTCTCGGCGCATCGGCTTCGAGGCCGGGCCGCGGTGGTCATCGACGTGTTCCGTGCCTCGACCACGATCGTCACCGCGCTGGCGAACGGCGCTCGAATGCTGATCCCGGTGCTGACTCCGGAGGAGGCCCGCGCGCGGGCCAGGGCGTTCCCGCCCGCGGACGTGCTCCTCGGCGGTGAGCGGCGCGGGGAGCCGATCGTGGGCTTCGATCTGGGAAACTCGCCGCTCCAGTACACGCCGGAGCGCGTCCGGGATAAAGTGGTCGTCTTCACGACCACCAACGGCACCCAGGCCCTTCGGGCGGCGTCCGGGGCTGCGGTGGCCGCGGTGTGCGGGCTCGTGAACGTCGAGGCCGTCGCCGGGTGGGCGCTCGCCACGGGTCGGGATCTCACCGTGGTCTGCTCGGGTGAGACCGGAGCCCTCTCCCTCGAGGACACGGTCGCCGCCGGCCTGCTCCTGGACGCCATCGCCGACAAGGCCGGCCCGCTGGAGATAACCGATGCGGCCCGCGCCTGCCGCGCTGTGGCTGGCCACTACCGGCGCCGCCTGGATGGGCTTCTCACCGACTCGGCGTGGGCGCGGGAGCTCGAGCAGCGCGGCTACCACGACGACCTCCGGGCCTGTCTGGCGCTGAGCGTCTATGCCGAGGTCCCGGTGCTGGAGGGCGACGTCGTCACGCGGCC from the Candidatus Rokuibacteriota bacterium genome contains:
- a CDS encoding 2-phosphosulfolactate phosphatase; translated protein: MVRLPWDVVVALSRREALEPASVSMRADAALTLADLSAHRLRGRAAVVIDVFRASTTIVTALANGARMLIPVLTPEEARARARAFPPADVLLGGERRGEPIVGFDLGNSPLQYTPERVRDKVVVFTTTNGTQALRAASGAAVAAVCGLVNVEAVAGWALATGRDLTVVCSGETGALSLEDTVAAGLLLDAIADKAGPLEITDAARACRAVAGHYRRRLDGLLTDSAWARELEQRGYHDDLRACLALSVYAEVPVLEGDVVTRPAPGPSR
- a CDS encoding acetylornithine transaminase, which codes for MQWSESYLMQTYARYPLCLVRGEGARVWDAEGKEYLDFTSGHVVLGLGHCHPRVVGMIREQAATLTNVSNLFHSPPGIHLAKLLVERSFADRVFFSNSGAEANEGAIKLARKYAKETFSSDRYEIIATRNSFHGRTLATLTATGQEKVWHGFEPLVPGFKHVPYNDLRAVERAIDNRTAAVLVEPIQGEGGVVVPDDGYLPGLRKLCDAAGILLILDEIQTGMGRAGALWAYQHSGVAPDIMTLAKALANGIPIGATLATEAVAAILTRGSHGSTFGGSPFATAVGLTTLTTVLEENLPERAARVGRFLIGRLEAMRQTHPLIKQVRGRGLLIGIELTAPAAPVVTRCRERGLLVLTAGDTVVRLAPPLIVSERDVERALGILDSALGEAVP
- the argF gene encoding ornithine carbamoyltransferase, with amino-acid sequence MTHLVSIRDLGREEIASLFRLAADLKAKRKAGDRSTPLTGRTLALVFEKPSLRTRVTFEVAMVHLGGRAIYLSANEIGLGVRESVPDVARNLGRWVDVIAARTLRHATVEGLARHAGIPVVNGLSDLEHPCQALADFFTLWERGWDLARIRVAWIGDGNNVCHSIMLLSALTGASVAVACPPGYEPQPAIQAACRELGGRFSITPDPRQAAEGADVLYTDVWISMGQEAERELRLEAFQRYQVNDTLVGFAKPSAVVMHCLPAHRGEEITDAVVDGPRSLVLEQAENRLHLQKALLVALLGASDV
- a CDS encoding argininosuccinate synthase, which codes for MSSPPRKVVLAYSGGLDTSVILRWLIETYGCQVIAFCADLGQGEELALVRDKAIRTGAAKVFVEDLREEFVRDFVYPMLRANAVYEGGYLLGTSIARPLIGKRQVEIALREGADALAHGATGKGNDQVRFELTYAALAPELRIIAPWREWELSSRSALLDFAQRHDIPVPVTAERPYSTDRNLFHISYEGGILEDPWAEPPEKMFLLTNSPEAAPDVPVYVEIDFEAGNPVAVDGKTLGPVALLERLNRLGGEHGIGRVDLVENRYVGMKSRGVYETPGGTILHVAHRALESLTLDRELLHLRDSLVPRYAEMVYYGYWFAPEREALQRFVDEAQKDVTGTVRLKLYKGNVTVVGRRSPWSLYHADFATFEADRVYRQKDAEGFIALHALRLKIRAARDRHRGTGPGPLPPKGG